A stretch of the Nicotiana tabacum cultivar K326 chromosome 6, ASM71507v2, whole genome shotgun sequence genome encodes the following:
- the LOC107821565 gene encoding metal-nicotianamine transporter YSL2 isoform X1, protein MSRVGVMGEEEKKEAMEIQREEMEEVRDYSEEVKRIPPWTKQITVRGIIASVFIGIIYSVIVTKLNLTTGLVPNLNVSAALLAYVFIQSWTKILKMANFVSTPFTRQENTIIQTCAVACYSIAVGGGFGSYLLGLNKKTYEQAGVDTEGNTPGSHKEPSLDWMIGFLFVISFVGLLALVPLRKIMIIDYKLAYPSGTATAVLINGFHTPKGDKMAKKQVKGFMKVFSMSFLWSFFQWFYSGGDQCGFAQFPTFGLKAWKQSFYFDFSMTYVGAGMICSHLVNLSLLLGAVLSWGIMWPLISERKGSWFPATLPQSSMKSLSGYKVFISIALILGDGLYNFVRTLFFTGRSIYVSLKTKSHESSAAADNKNLPLDELQRNEIFVRESIPLWLACIGYMIFSLISIIVIPLMFPALKWYYVLVAYILAPALSFCNAYGAGLTDLNMAYNYGKVALFVLAALSGKENGVVAGLIGCGLIKSIVSISSDLMHDFKTSHLTLTSPRSMLLSQAIGTAIGCVVAPLTFFLFYKAFPVGDPNGDYKAPYAIVYRNMAILGVEGFSALPNHCLQLCYGFFAFAVIANLVRDITPKRFGKWVPLPMAMAVPFLNNASFAIDMCVGSLIVYVWHKLNSKKASLMVPAVASGLICGDGLWILPSALLALVKVKPPICMTFTVGQTS, encoded by the exons ATGAGTAGAGTTGGTGTAATGGGAGAAGAGGAGAagaaagaagcaatggaaatacAAAGAGAAGAAATGGAAGAAGTAAGAGACTATTCAGAAGAAGTGAAGAGAATTCCTCCTTGGACAAAACAGATAACAGTTCGAGGAATTATAGCAAGTGTGTTTATTGGAATTATTTACAGTGTGATAGTAACGAAGCTTAATCTGACTACTGGACTTGTCCCAAATCTTAATGTATCAGCTGCTCTTCTTGCCTACGTATTCATACAGTCATGGACTAAGATTCTAAAAATGGCCAACTTTGTATCCACTCCTTTTACTAGACAGGAGAATACTATTATTCAGACTTGTGCTGTTGCATGTTACAGCATTGCTGTGGGAG GTGGATTTGGATCTTATCTCTTGGGATTGAACAAGAAGACATATGAGCAAGCAGGGGTTGATACAGAGGGGAATACACCTGGAAGCCACAAGGAACCTAGTCTTGATTGGATGATTGGTTTTCTCTTTGTTATTAGCTTTGTTGGGCTATTAGCTTTAGTTCCTCTTAGAAAG ATCATGATAATTGACTATAAATTAGCTTATCCAAGTGGGACTGCAACTGCTGTTCTTATCAATGGATTTCATACTCCCAAAGGAGATAAAATGGCCAA GAAACAGGTTAAAGGATTCATGAAAGTCTTCTCAATGAGCTTCTTATGGAGTTTCTTTCAGTGGTTCTATTCTGGTGGAGATCAATGTGGATTTGCCCAATTTCCTACATTTGGATTGAAAGCTTGGAAACAATC ATTTTACTTCGATTTCAGCATGACTTATGTCGGAGCTGGAATGATTTGTTCCCACCTAGTGAACTTGTCTTTGCTTCTCGGAGCTGTTCTCTCTTGGGGGATCATGTGGCCTCTAATTAGTGAACGCAAAGGATCTTGGTTTCCTGCAACTCTACCACAGAGCAGTATGAAGAGTCTAAGTGGTTACAAG GTTTTTATCTCCATTGCTCTTATCCTGGGAGATGGCCTTTACAATTTTGTCAGGACACTTTTTTTCACTGGTAGAAGCATATATGTCTCACTGAAAACGAAAAGCCATGAATCAT CAGCCGCAGCAGACAACAAGAATCTGCCCCTTGATGAGCTGCAGAGAAATGAAATATTCGTACGAGAGAGCATTCCCTTATGGCTAGCTTGTATTGGCTACATGATTTTCTCCCTTATCTCCATCATCGTCATTCCACTTATGTTCCCTGCATTGAAGTGGTACTACGTGCTCGTTGCCTACATTCTTGCGCCAGCTTTGAGCTTCTGCAATGCTTATGGTGCTGGTCTAACTGACTTGAATATGGCATACAATTACGGAAAGGTGGCTCTCTTTGTGCTTGCTGCATTATCTGGTAAAGAGAATGGTGTTGTAGCCGGACTTATTGGATGTGGACTGATTAAATCCATTGTTTCTATATCTTCGGATCTGATGCATGATTTCAAGACGAGCCACCTCACCCTCACTTCCCCGCGTTCCATGCTACTAAGCCAAGCTATTGGGACTGCCATTGGCTGTGTGGTAGCACCTCTTACATTTTTCCTATTCTACAAAGCTTTTCCTGTAGGAGATCCCAACGGAGATTACAAGGCTCCTTATGCTATCGTTTATAGGAACATGGCAATCTTAGGTGTTGAAGGCTTCTCTGCACTGCCCAACCATTGCTTGCAGCTGTGTTATGGTTTCTTTGCCTTTGCCGTAATAGCCAACTTGGTGAGAGACATAACCCCGAAAAGATTCGGGAAATGGGTTCCTCTCCCAATGGCTATGGCTGTGCCATTCCTTAATAATGCTTCTTTTGCAATTGATATGTGTGTGGGCAGTTTGATCGTGTACGTATGGCATAAGCTCAACAGCAAGAAGGCGAGTTTGATGGTTCCTGCAGTCGCTTCAGGCTTGATTTGTGGTGATGGATTATGGATTCTTCCATCAGCACTACTAGCTTTAGTCAAAGTTAAACCTCCAATTTGTATGACTTTTACAGTCGGACAGACATCGTGA
- the LOC107821565 gene encoding metal-nicotianamine transporter YSL2 isoform X2 — protein sequence MSRVGVMGEEEKKEAMEIQREEMEEVRDYSEEVKRIPPWTKQITVRGIIASVFIGIIYSVIVTKLNLTTGLVPNLNVSAALLAYVFIQSWTKILKMANFVSTPFTRQENTIIQTCAVACYSIAVGGGFGSYLLGLNKKTYEQAGVDTEGNTPGSHKEPSLDWMIGFLFVISFVGLLALVPLRKIMIIDYKLAYPSGTATAVLINGFHTPKGDKMAKKQVKGFMKVFSMSFLWSFFQWFYSGGDQCGFAQFPTFGLKAWKQSFYFDFSMTYVGAGMICSHLVNLSLLLGAVLSWGIMWPLISERKGSWFPATLPQSSMKSLSGYKVFISIALILGDGLYNFVRTLFFTGRSIYVSLKTKSHESSAADNKNLPLDELQRNEIFVRESIPLWLACIGYMIFSLISIIVIPLMFPALKWYYVLVAYILAPALSFCNAYGAGLTDLNMAYNYGKVALFVLAALSGKENGVVAGLIGCGLIKSIVSISSDLMHDFKTSHLTLTSPRSMLLSQAIGTAIGCVVAPLTFFLFYKAFPVGDPNGDYKAPYAIVYRNMAILGVEGFSALPNHCLQLCYGFFAFAVIANLVRDITPKRFGKWVPLPMAMAVPFLNNASFAIDMCVGSLIVYVWHKLNSKKASLMVPAVASGLICGDGLWILPSALLALVKVKPPICMTFTVGQTS from the exons ATGAGTAGAGTTGGTGTAATGGGAGAAGAGGAGAagaaagaagcaatggaaatacAAAGAGAAGAAATGGAAGAAGTAAGAGACTATTCAGAAGAAGTGAAGAGAATTCCTCCTTGGACAAAACAGATAACAGTTCGAGGAATTATAGCAAGTGTGTTTATTGGAATTATTTACAGTGTGATAGTAACGAAGCTTAATCTGACTACTGGACTTGTCCCAAATCTTAATGTATCAGCTGCTCTTCTTGCCTACGTATTCATACAGTCATGGACTAAGATTCTAAAAATGGCCAACTTTGTATCCACTCCTTTTACTAGACAGGAGAATACTATTATTCAGACTTGTGCTGTTGCATGTTACAGCATTGCTGTGGGAG GTGGATTTGGATCTTATCTCTTGGGATTGAACAAGAAGACATATGAGCAAGCAGGGGTTGATACAGAGGGGAATACACCTGGAAGCCACAAGGAACCTAGTCTTGATTGGATGATTGGTTTTCTCTTTGTTATTAGCTTTGTTGGGCTATTAGCTTTAGTTCCTCTTAGAAAG ATCATGATAATTGACTATAAATTAGCTTATCCAAGTGGGACTGCAACTGCTGTTCTTATCAATGGATTTCATACTCCCAAAGGAGATAAAATGGCCAA GAAACAGGTTAAAGGATTCATGAAAGTCTTCTCAATGAGCTTCTTATGGAGTTTCTTTCAGTGGTTCTATTCTGGTGGAGATCAATGTGGATTTGCCCAATTTCCTACATTTGGATTGAAAGCTTGGAAACAATC ATTTTACTTCGATTTCAGCATGACTTATGTCGGAGCTGGAATGATTTGTTCCCACCTAGTGAACTTGTCTTTGCTTCTCGGAGCTGTTCTCTCTTGGGGGATCATGTGGCCTCTAATTAGTGAACGCAAAGGATCTTGGTTTCCTGCAACTCTACCACAGAGCAGTATGAAGAGTCTAAGTGGTTACAAG GTTTTTATCTCCATTGCTCTTATCCTGGGAGATGGCCTTTACAATTTTGTCAGGACACTTTTTTTCACTGGTAGAAGCATATATGTCTCACTGAAAACGAAAAGCCATGAATCAT CCGCAGCAGACAACAAGAATCTGCCCCTTGATGAGCTGCAGAGAAATGAAATATTCGTACGAGAGAGCATTCCCTTATGGCTAGCTTGTATTGGCTACATGATTTTCTCCCTTATCTCCATCATCGTCATTCCACTTATGTTCCCTGCATTGAAGTGGTACTACGTGCTCGTTGCCTACATTCTTGCGCCAGCTTTGAGCTTCTGCAATGCTTATGGTGCTGGTCTAACTGACTTGAATATGGCATACAATTACGGAAAGGTGGCTCTCTTTGTGCTTGCTGCATTATCTGGTAAAGAGAATGGTGTTGTAGCCGGACTTATTGGATGTGGACTGATTAAATCCATTGTTTCTATATCTTCGGATCTGATGCATGATTTCAAGACGAGCCACCTCACCCTCACTTCCCCGCGTTCCATGCTACTAAGCCAAGCTATTGGGACTGCCATTGGCTGTGTGGTAGCACCTCTTACATTTTTCCTATTCTACAAAGCTTTTCCTGTAGGAGATCCCAACGGAGATTACAAGGCTCCTTATGCTATCGTTTATAGGAACATGGCAATCTTAGGTGTTGAAGGCTTCTCTGCACTGCCCAACCATTGCTTGCAGCTGTGTTATGGTTTCTTTGCCTTTGCCGTAATAGCCAACTTGGTGAGAGACATAACCCCGAAAAGATTCGGGAAATGGGTTCCTCTCCCAATGGCTATGGCTGTGCCATTCCTTAATAATGCTTCTTTTGCAATTGATATGTGTGTGGGCAGTTTGATCGTGTACGTATGGCATAAGCTCAACAGCAAGAAGGCGAGTTTGATGGTTCCTGCAGTCGCTTCAGGCTTGATTTGTGGTGATGGATTATGGATTCTTCCATCAGCACTACTAGCTTTAGTCAAAGTTAAACCTCCAATTTGTATGACTTTTACAGTCGGACAGACATCGTGA